One segment of Methylocella silvestris BL2 DNA contains the following:
- a CDS encoding isoprenyl transferase, producing MRSVTSNKPDVAADPRPLRVPVHVGVIMDGNGRWAASRGLPRIEGHRRGLEALRGAVRTAIDFKLDYLTVYSFSMENWSRPVTEVADLMGLLKRFIRNDLADLKKANVKIKVIGRRDDLKPDIRALLQEAETATCGGTGLNLIVAFNYGARQEIAAAARALAEEARSGLIDPADIDEAFFASRLDTAGVPDPDLIIRTSGEQRLSNFLMWQAAYSEFVFLPIHWPDFDRKAFAAAVEEFGARERRFGGVTPAATASAART from the coding sequence ATGCGAAGCGTGACCTCGAACAAGCCAGACGTCGCGGCCGATCCGCGCCCGCTCCGCGTCCCCGTCCATGTCGGCGTCATCATGGACGGCAATGGACGCTGGGCCGCGAGCCGAGGCTTGCCCCGTATTGAGGGGCATCGGCGCGGCCTTGAGGCTTTGCGCGGCGCGGTGCGGACGGCGATCGACTTCAAGCTCGACTATCTCACCGTCTATAGCTTCTCGATGGAGAATTGGAGCCGCCCTGTCACGGAGGTCGCCGACCTCATGGGGCTGTTGAAGCGCTTCATCCGCAACGATCTCGCCGACCTCAAGAAGGCCAATGTCAAGATCAAGGTCATCGGCCGACGCGATGATCTGAAGCCGGACATCCGCGCCCTGTTGCAGGAGGCCGAAACGGCGACTTGCGGCGGAACTGGCCTCAATCTCATCGTCGCCTTCAACTATGGGGCGCGGCAGGAGATCGCCGCCGCCGCCCGAGCGCTGGCCGAAGAGGCCCGCTCCGGCCTGATCGATCCGGCCGATATCGACGAGGCTTTTTTTGCAAGCCGTCTCGACACCGCCGGCGTTCCCGATCCCGATCTGATCATCCGCACGTCCGGCGAGCAGCGCCTGTCGAATTTTCTGATGTGGCAGGCGGCCTATTCCGAATTCGTGTTTCTGCCGATTCACTGGCCGGATTTCGACCGCAAGGCCTTCGCCGCAGCCGTCGAGGAATTCGGCGCGCGCGAACGGCGTTTTGGCGGCGTCACCCCGGCGGCGACGGCAAGCGCAGCGAGGACATAG
- a CDS encoding phosphatidate cytidylyltransferase, producing MRHKGAQHTRGLAPQPAKGLDWSRPRRRLTDLAPRVASSLVLAAAPLTAVWLGGAIFSMIWFIATLAVGWEWQTLIGAARPRLRFLAAAAALALATYLAEQQHYLAACAILVLGGALAALAAEPGKRVWTFCGVPYAGALIVSVSLLYFSPTDGSRAIFWLCATVWGTDVFAYFGGRLIGGPKLWPQISPSKTWSGTLCGVVAGASLGAIVGAHGVSATRLLAPIFALGLVTAIVSQAGDIFESFVKRRFGVKDSSALIPGHGGFMDRLDGFIAAGAFAALVGALHGAPGAFAAGLFDWG from the coding sequence ATGAGACATAAGGGCGCCCAACACACGCGCGGCCTCGCGCCGCAACCCGCCAAGGGCCTCGATTGGAGTCGTCCCCGGCGGCGGCTGACCGATCTTGCGCCGCGCGTCGCCTCGTCGCTCGTGCTCGCGGCGGCGCCGCTGACGGCCGTCTGGCTGGGCGGCGCGATCTTCTCGATGATCTGGTTCATCGCCACCCTCGCGGTCGGCTGGGAGTGGCAGACGCTGATCGGCGCGGCGCGGCCGCGTCTGCGTTTTCTTGCGGCGGCGGCGGCGCTGGCCCTTGCGACCTATCTCGCGGAGCAGCAGCATTATCTTGCCGCCTGCGCGATTTTGGTCCTCGGCGGCGCTCTCGCCGCGCTTGCGGCCGAGCCAGGCAAGCGCGTTTGGACGTTCTGCGGCGTGCCTTACGCGGGGGCGCTGATTGTCTCGGTCAGCCTGCTCTATTTCTCGCCGACGGATGGGTCCCGGGCAATTTTTTGGCTTTGCGCCACAGTGTGGGGAACCGATGTCTTCGCCTATTTTGGCGGAAGGCTGATCGGCGGCCCAAAACTCTGGCCGCAGATTTCGCCGTCAAAAACCTGGTCGGGAACGCTCTGCGGCGTCGTCGCCGGCGCCTCGCTCGGCGCCATTGTCGGCGCGCATGGCGTCAGCGCGACGCGGCTTCTCGCTCCGATTTTCGCGCTTGGCCTCGTGACGGCGATCGTCTCGCAGGCGGGAGATATTTTTGAGTCCTTTGTCAAACGCCGCTTCGGCGTCAAGGATTCGAGCGCGCTGATTCCGGGTCATGGCGGCTTCATGGATCGGCTCGACGGCTTCATCGCGGCCGGCGCTTTCGCCGCCCTGGTCGGCGCCTTGCACGGGGCGCCGGGCGCCTTCGCGGCGGGCCTGTTCGACTGGGGGTAG
- the dxr gene encoding 1-deoxy-D-xylulose-5-phosphate reductoisomerase, producing the protein MKKVVQLRPSRSGEASSPDADSRRVVLLGATGSIGRSTVEIINGANGAFSVAAVAGGSDAKALAAVAIELGAEFAALADPSGYADLKAALSGTAIEAAAGPEAVIEAALRPADIVVGAIAGAAGVAPTFAALAAGRIIALANKECLVCAGPAFMRQAAASGTRLLPVDSEHNAIFQAMGDAELSSVEMITLTASGGPFRTWSVEAIAAATPEQALAHPNWSMGPKVTIDSAGLMNKGLEVIEAHYLFGIETARLDVLVHAQSVVHGLVAFSDGSVSAGLAAPDMKVPIAHCLSHPRRLVTKARRLDLAAIGQLTFERPDFNRFPALRVALDALRAGRGLPTVLNAANEIAVEAFLKRRISFHEIAKIVEQACEAALSDGVAREPETIDEALAIDFAVRERTRARLPGTAAAS; encoded by the coding sequence ATGAAAAAAGTCGTTCAACTGCGGCCCTCCCGCTCCGGCGAGGCGAGTTCGCCGGACGCCGATTCGCGCCGCGTCGTGCTGCTCGGCGCGACCGGCTCCATCGGCCGCTCGACCGTCGAGATCATCAACGGCGCCAACGGCGCCTTCAGCGTGGCCGCCGTCGCCGGCGGCAGCGACGCCAAGGCGCTCGCCGCCGTCGCCATCGAGCTTGGCGCGGAATTCGCCGCCCTTGCGGATCCGTCCGGCTATGCGGATTTGAAAGCGGCGCTGTCTGGAACCGCGATCGAGGCGGCGGCCGGTCCCGAGGCGGTGATCGAAGCGGCGCTGCGGCCGGCCGACATCGTTGTCGGCGCCATCGCCGGCGCCGCCGGCGTCGCGCCGACCTTCGCCGCGCTGGCCGCCGGGCGCATCATCGCGCTCGCGAATAAGGAATGCCTCGTCTGCGCCGGGCCGGCCTTCATGCGTCAGGCGGCCGCGTCGGGAACCCGGCTTTTGCCGGTCGACAGCGAGCACAACGCCATTTTTCAGGCGATGGGCGACGCCGAATTGTCGTCCGTCGAGATGATCACCCTGACGGCCTCCGGCGGACCATTCCGAACCTGGAGCGTCGAGGCCATCGCCGCCGCGACGCCGGAGCAGGCGCTCGCCCATCCAAACTGGTCGATGGGACCGAAAGTCACGATCGATTCGGCCGGCCTGATGAACAAGGGGCTCGAAGTCATCGAGGCGCATTATCTGTTCGGGATCGAGACGGCGCGGCTCGACGTGCTGGTTCACGCGCAATCGGTGGTGCACGGCCTCGTCGCCTTCTCAGACGGATCGGTCTCGGCCGGACTCGCCGCGCCCGACATGAAGGTGCCGATCGCCCATTGCCTGTCGCATCCGCGGCGTCTCGTTACCAAGGCGCGCCGGCTCGATCTCGCGGCGATCGGCCAGCTCACCTTCGAGCGTCCGGATTTTAACCGCTTTCCGGCCCTGCGCGTCGCCCTCGACGCCTTGCGCGCCGGCCGCGGTCTTCCTACTGTATTGAACGCCGCCAATGAGATTGCCGTGGAGGCGTTCCTGAAGCGGCGCATTTCGTTCCACGAGATCGCCAAAATCGTCGAGCAGGCTTGCGAGGCGGCGCTGTCCGATGGCGTCGCGCGCGAGCCGGAGACGATCGACGAGGCGCTCGCCATTGATTTCGCCGTGCGCGAACGCACGCGCGCCCGTTTGCCGGGGACCGCGGCGGCGTCATAA
- the fabZ gene encoding 3-hydroxyacyl-ACP dehydratase FabZ: MTELAATIESFDILQLLKHLPHRYPFLMVDRIIEARSDGSGVGVKNVTFNEPHFQGHFPGRPVMPGVLLVEGMAQTAGALVIRAHAGDGPAPLVYFMSIDKAKFRKPVTPGDRVEFHMSPTNNRRNMWWYSGRALVDGVLVCEADIAAMIAPPALAE; the protein is encoded by the coding sequence ATGACCGAGCTGGCGGCGACGATCGAATCTTTCGATATCCTGCAGCTGTTGAAACATCTGCCGCACCGCTATCCCTTCTTGATGGTGGACCGCATTATCGAGGCGCGGAGCGATGGATCCGGCGTCGGAGTCAAAAACGTCACCTTCAATGAACCTCATTTTCAGGGTCACTTCCCCGGCCGCCCGGTGATGCCCGGCGTTCTTCTGGTCGAAGGCATGGCGCAGACCGCCGGGGCCCTCGTGATCCGGGCGCATGCGGGCGACGGTCCCGCGCCGCTCGTCTATTTCATGAGCATCGACAAGGCGAAATTCAGAAAGCCGGTGACGCCTGGCGATCGCGTCGAATTCCACATGAGTCCGACCAACAACAGGCGCAATATGTGGTGGTATTCGGGCCGCGCGCTGGTCGATGGCGTGCTTGTCTGCGAGGCGGATATCGCCGCAATGATCGCGCCTCCCGCGCTCGCGGAATAA
- the rseP gene encoding RIP metalloprotease RseP, which yields MTILTHIWSAAVYIIPFIFVLSTVVFFHELGHFLVGRWCGVKVDAFSLGFGPELFAFVDRHGTRWRLAALPLGGYVKFHGDANGASMTDSAAAASMAPEDRAVSFFAQPVAKRAAIVAAGPIANFILAIVIFTGVFYVNGRAVLSPLVDAVSAGSAAEAAGFQPGDLIVSIDGRKIDSFEDMQRIVQVSSDAMLTFGVDRAGKTIELVATPRRRDVSTPFGTTRVGVLGVETRGKPDSWRVERYGLIESFGRATSETWYVVARTGSYLGGLVMGRESADQLSGPIRIAEVSGEMAKIGIAALLNLAAVLSISVGLLNLMPIPLLDGGHLFYYAVEAIRGRALNEKAQEFGFKIGLTLVAGLMIFATFNDILRLTRQLMRWG from the coding sequence TTGACGATTTTAACCCATATCTGGTCGGCCGCCGTCTACATCATCCCGTTTATTTTCGTCCTGAGCACGGTCGTGTTCTTCCACGAGCTCGGCCATTTTCTGGTCGGACGCTGGTGCGGCGTGAAAGTCGACGCCTTTTCGCTCGGCTTCGGACCGGAGCTCTTCGCCTTCGTCGACCGCCATGGCACGCGCTGGCGCCTCGCCGCGCTGCCGCTCGGCGGCTATGTGAAATTTCACGGCGACGCCAATGGCGCCTCGATGACCGATTCGGCCGCCGCCGCGTCCATGGCGCCGGAAGACCGCGCGGTCAGCTTTTTCGCGCAGCCCGTGGCCAAGCGCGCCGCAATTGTCGCGGCCGGCCCGATCGCCAATTTCATCCTCGCGATCGTCATCTTCACCGGGGTCTTCTACGTCAACGGCCGCGCCGTGCTCTCGCCGCTCGTCGACGCGGTGTCGGCGGGCAGCGCAGCCGAAGCGGCGGGATTCCAGCCGGGCGATCTCATCGTCTCCATCGATGGCAGGAAGATCGACAGTTTCGAGGACATGCAACGCATCGTGCAGGTCTCGAGCGACGCCATGCTGACTTTCGGAGTCGACCGCGCCGGGAAGACCATCGAACTCGTGGCGACGCCGCGGCGGCGCGACGTCTCGACTCCGTTCGGGACCACGCGCGTTGGCGTGCTCGGGGTCGAAACCCGCGGCAAACCAGATAGCTGGCGCGTCGAACGTTATGGCCTCATCGAATCCTTCGGCCGCGCGACCTCGGAAACCTGGTATGTCGTGGCCCGCACCGGCTCCTATCTCGGCGGTCTGGTGATGGGCCGCGAATCCGCCGACCAGCTCTCGGGGCCGATTCGGATCGCCGAAGTTTCGGGAGAGATGGCCAAGATCGGCATTGCCGCGCTGCTCAATCTGGCTGCGGTGCTCTCCATTTCCGTCGGCCTCTTGAACCTGATGCCGATCCCGCTGCTCGACGGCGGTCATTTGTTCTATTACGCGGTGGAGGCGATCCGCGGCCGGGCGCTCAACGAAAAGGCGCAGGAGTTCGGCTTCAAGATCGGGCTCACCCTTGTCGCCGGCCTGATGATATTTGCGACATTCAACGACATCCTGCGCCTGACGCGCCAGCTGATGCGGTGGGGCTAG
- the frr gene encoding ribosome recycling factor encodes MSAEFDLADIKRRMQGAIATLKHELGGLRTGRASASLIEPVNVEAYGQTMPLNQVATISVPEPRMLSVQVWDKGMVGAVDKAIRNANLGLSPTVEGQVLRIRIPELNEQRRKEMAKVAHKYAEDARVAIRHVRRDGIDVLKRLLKDKEISEDDEKRHESEVQKATDQCVADVDSALVAKEREIMQV; translated from the coding sequence ATGAGCGCTGAATTCGACCTGGCTGACATCAAACGGCGCATGCAGGGCGCGATCGCCACTTTGAAGCATGAACTGGGCGGGCTGCGCACCGGCCGGGCCTCGGCGAGCCTGATCGAGCCTGTGAATGTCGAGGCTTACGGGCAAACGATGCCGTTGAACCAGGTCGCGACGATCAGCGTGCCGGAGCCGCGCATGCTGTCGGTTCAGGTGTGGGACAAGGGCATGGTTGGCGCCGTCGACAAGGCGATCCGCAACGCCAATCTGGGCCTCTCGCCGACGGTCGAAGGCCAGGTGCTGCGCATCCGCATTCCCGAGCTCAATGAGCAAAGGCGCAAGGAAATGGCCAAGGTGGCGCATAAATATGCCGAGGACGCGCGCGTCGCGATCCGGCATGTGCGCCGCGACGGCATCGACGTCCTGAAGAGGCTCCTGAAGGACAAGGAGATCAGCGAGGATGACGAGAAGCGCCACGAAAGCGAGGTGCAGAAGGCGACGGACCAGTGCGTCGCCGACGTCGATTCGGCTCTCGTCGCCAAAGAGCGCGAGATCATGCAGGTGTGA
- the pyrH gene encoding UMP kinase — MNEIAQSSSAPAPLARTSPWRRVVVKLSGEALMGQGGFGLDMPTLTRIAADLSSAAQLGVEVAVVVGGGNFFRGIAGADKGIERARADSIGMLATVMNALALEYAIEKAGKSARALSAVPMPSLCEPFSRQAALHHLGKGRIVVLAGGTGNPFFTTDTGAALRGAELSCDLIMKATQVDGVYSDDPKRNPAATRYETLTHDEAIAKNLAVMDTAAFALARENRIPIIVFSIREPGAISAALQGQGRFSLVSP; from the coding sequence ATGAACGAGATTGCGCAAAGCTCCTCCGCGCCTGCGCCGCTGGCGCGAACTTCGCCGTGGCGGCGAGTCGTCGTCAAGCTGTCCGGCGAGGCCCTGATGGGGCAGGGCGGATTTGGCCTCGACATGCCGACCCTGACCCGCATCGCCGCGGATCTGTCCTCTGCCGCCCAACTCGGCGTCGAGGTGGCCGTCGTCGTCGGCGGCGGCAATTTCTTCCGCGGCATCGCCGGCGCCGATAAGGGCATTGAACGCGCGCGGGCCGATTCGATCGGCATGCTCGCGACGGTCATGAACGCGCTCGCGCTCGAATACGCCATCGAAAAGGCCGGCAAGAGCGCGCGCGCTCTGTCCGCCGTGCCGATGCCCTCGCTGTGCGAGCCCTTCTCGCGCCAGGCGGCGTTGCATCATCTCGGCAAGGGGCGCATCGTCGTGCTTGCCGGCGGCACCGGAAACCCCTTTTTCACGACCGACACGGGAGCCGCCTTGCGCGGCGCGGAACTTTCCTGCGACCTGATCATGAAGGCGACGCAAGTCGACGGCGTCTATTCGGACGATCCGAAGCGCAATCCGGCGGCGACGCGCTACGAGACGCTGACCCACGACGAGGCCATCGCCAAGAACCTCGCGGTGATGGACACCGCCGCTTTCGCCCTTGCGCGGGAGAACCGGATTCCGATAATCGTCTTTTCCATTCGTGAGCCGGGCGCGATCAGCGCGGCGCTGCAGGGCCAGGGACGCTTCAGTCTCGTCTCGCCCTGA
- the lpxD gene encoding UDP-3-O-(3-hydroxymyristoyl)glucosamine N-acyltransferase, which produces MNDPIFFLRAKQLSLAELVALTGARPADGADLSPQVYGGAPFEEAEPGDVTYFAHPKRLHRLPDTNATACFVAERYAFAAPRGTAALVTDQPEQAFAQALAAMYPSALQEASLFAAAGVNPGASVHPEARLEPGVAVDPGAVIGPRAEIGSGTIVGANSVIGPGVRIGRDCSIGAQVTIVNALIGNRVKLRPGARIGQAGSPQNAARAATPQIGRVIIQDDVEIGANAAIDRGSGRDTVIGEGATIGNLVEIGADVTVGRKCRIGALAVIGGSVEIGDFARIGAQADVGEHLHIGFSAHILPQAGVASDVPPFARYAGSPARPLLRGLRALALVERLIRPKPPDRGRGQ; this is translated from the coding sequence ATGAATGATCCGATCTTCTTCCTGCGGGCAAAGCAGCTGTCGCTCGCCGAACTCGTCGCCCTGACTGGAGCGCGTCCCGCAGACGGCGCCGATCTGTCGCCGCAGGTCTATGGCGGCGCGCCTTTCGAAGAGGCGGAGCCAGGCGATGTCACCTATTTCGCCCATCCAAAACGGCTTCATCGGCTGCCCGACACCAATGCAACCGCCTGTTTTGTTGCCGAGCGCTACGCCTTCGCCGCGCCGCGCGGGACGGCCGCGCTCGTCACGGACCAGCCGGAACAGGCTTTCGCGCAGGCCCTCGCGGCGATGTATCCGTCGGCCCTGCAAGAGGCTTCGCTCTTCGCCGCAGCGGGGGTCAATCCCGGCGCCAGCGTTCATCCGGAGGCGCGGCTCGAGCCGGGCGTCGCGGTCGATCCCGGCGCGGTGATCGGGCCGCGCGCGGAGATCGGCTCCGGTACGATCGTCGGCGCAAATAGCGTGATCGGTCCCGGCGTCAGGATCGGGCGCGATTGCTCCATCGGGGCGCAGGTCACGATCGTCAACGCGCTGATCGGCAACCGGGTCAAACTGCGCCCCGGCGCACGCATCGGCCAGGCCGGATCGCCGCAAAATGCCGCCCGCGCCGCGACGCCGCAGATCGGGCGCGTGATCATCCAGGACGACGTGGAAATCGGCGCCAACGCCGCAATCGATCGCGGCTCGGGCCGCGACACCGTGATCGGCGAGGGCGCGACCATCGGCAATCTGGTCGAAATCGGCGCCGACGTGACAGTGGGGCGCAAATGCCGGATCGGAGCGCTGGCTGTCATCGGCGGATCGGTTGAGATCGGCGATTTCGCGCGGATCGGCGCGCAGGCCGACGTCGGCGAACATCTCCACATCGGATTTTCAGCGCATATTCTCCCGCAAGCGGGGGTCGCAAGCGATGTGCCGCCTTTTGCGCGCTATGCCGGGTCGCCGGCGCGCCCGCTCCTGCGCGGGCTGCGCGCTCTGGCGCTGGTCGAGCGCCTTATCCGGCCGAAGCCGCCGGATCGCGGACGAGGCCAATAA
- the bamA gene encoding outer membrane protein assembly factor BamA, with the protein MQSVRRLLNRLIVAAAVAWLVGALPAAAAGISVQGNHRVDSDTINSYFAGSDQDSINKGVKALYATGLFSNVRVLHEGGRVVIAVTENNLINRVAFEGNSKVKTEILTAEVQSKSRGPYSQAIVDADIERIKDVYRRSGRAAAKVTARTVDLPNGKLDVVFTIDEGDKTGVKQINFVGNQVFSSGKLRDLMQTTEMNFLSFFKTSDVYDPDKIASDLELIRRFYLKNGYADFRVIGSDAQYNPTEGGYVITITVEEGPQYTISAVDIESHLPSLDAATLRPLLRLAPGEIYNGDMVEKTVDAMTKEVTTHGFAFSQVRPRGDRDPAAHTVSIVFVVEEGPKVYVERIVVRGNSRTRDYVIRREFEIGEGDAYNRVLIERAERRLNNLGYFKKVKITNEQGSAPDRVIVIVDVEDQPTGSLSVSGGYSTSDGFIAEVAVTETNFMGRGQYVRLSVSEGQYARGAEFSFTEPYFLGNRLAAGFDVYAKQSSVSSYSYYNNFVTGGTVRFGLPITDEITFSPRYSLFNTYISIPNNSSYPYNDCNSPIWGTTPGVYNGTFLSYSNNCLANGEASLALKQAAGNTLTSMFGYTLSYNTLDNNKSPTAGIFAELRQDIAGAGGQSQFIRTTGDIRYYREIFDQVVGIVHLQGGDIFSYGGDPLRIVDNFNLGPSLVRGFAPNGIGPRDVSSGYYYSSGNALGGTSYVGASLEVQFPIWGLPRDIGLKGALFADAGSLWNYTGQTNFSVNGVCTPNNAPPLYTQGNCVTLGGNSFSIRSSVGASVIWASPLGPIRFDFAKALSKDNADQTQFFRFTGGTTF; encoded by the coding sequence ATGCAGTCTGTGCGTCGTCTTTTGAACCGGCTCATCGTCGCCGCCGCCGTCGCATGGTTGGTCGGCGCTCTTCCGGCCGCCGCGGCGGGAATCTCGGTGCAGGGCAACCACCGCGTCGATTCGGACACCATCAATAGCTATTTCGCGGGCTCGGATCAGGACTCGATCAACAAGGGCGTCAAGGCGCTTTATGCGACTGGCCTGTTCTCCAACGTCCGCGTGCTGCATGAAGGCGGCCGCGTGGTCATCGCGGTCACTGAGAACAATTTGATCAATCGCGTCGCCTTCGAAGGCAACAGCAAGGTCAAGACGGAAATCCTCACAGCTGAAGTGCAGTCGAAGTCGCGCGGGCCCTACAGCCAGGCGATCGTCGACGCCGACATCGAGCGCATCAAGGACGTCTATCGCCGCTCCGGCCGCGCCGCGGCCAAAGTCACCGCCCGCACCGTCGATCTACCGAACGGCAAGCTCGATGTCGTCTTCACCATCGACGAGGGCGACAAGACCGGCGTCAAGCAGATCAATTTCGTCGGCAATCAGGTGTTTTCGTCCGGAAAACTGCGTGACCTCATGCAGACGACGGAAATGAATTTCCTGTCCTTCTTCAAGACGTCCGACGTCTATGATCCGGACAAGATCGCCTCCGACCTCGAACTGATCCGGCGTTTCTATCTGAAGAACGGCTACGCCGACTTCCGCGTGATCGGCTCCGACGCTCAATATAACCCCACCGAGGGCGGCTACGTCATCACCATTACGGTCGAGGAAGGGCCGCAATATACGATCAGCGCAGTCGACATCGAATCGCATCTGCCAAGCCTCGACGCGGCGACGCTGCGTCCGCTCCTGCGCCTCGCGCCCGGCGAGATCTACAATGGCGACATGGTCGAAAAGACCGTTGACGCGATGACCAAGGAAGTCACGACGCATGGCTTCGCTTTTTCGCAGGTGCGCCCGCGCGGCGACCGCGATCCGGCCGCGCATACGGTGTCGATCGTCTTCGTCGTCGAAGAAGGGCCGAAGGTCTATGTCGAACGGATCGTCGTGCGCGGCAACAGCCGCACGCGCGACTATGTCATCCGTCGCGAATTCGAGATCGGCGAGGGCGACGCCTATAATCGCGTGCTGATCGAGCGCGCCGAGCGGCGCCTCAACAATCTCGGCTATTTCAAGAAGGTGAAGATCACCAATGAACAGGGCTCGGCGCCCGATCGGGTCATCGTCATCGTCGACGTCGAGGACCAGCCGACCGGTTCGCTGTCGGTGTCCGGCGGCTATTCGACCTCCGACGGCTTCATCGCCGAGGTGGCGGTGACCGAGACCAACTTCATGGGCCGCGGCCAATATGTGCGCCTCTCGGTGTCCGAGGGCCAATACGCCCGCGGCGCCGAATTCAGCTTCACGGAGCCCTATTTCCTCGGCAATCGTCTGGCCGCCGGCTTCGACGTCTACGCCAAGCAGTCGAGCGTCAGCTCCTATTCCTACTATAATAATTTCGTCACCGGCGGCACGGTGCGGTTCGGCCTGCCGATCACTGACGAAATCACCTTCTCGCCGCGTTATTCGCTGTTCAACACCTATATCTCGATCCCGAACAATTCGAGCTATCCCTACAATGATTGTAATAGCCCGATCTGGGGAACGACGCCCGGCGTCTATAACGGCACTTTCCTGTCCTATTCGAACAACTGTCTGGCCAACGGCGAAGCCTCGCTTGCTCTGAAGCAGGCGGCGGGCAATACGCTCACCTCGATGTTCGGCTATACGCTGTCGTATAATACGCTCGACAACAACAAGAGCCCCACTGCCGGCATTTTCGCCGAGCTGAGGCAGGACATCGCCGGCGCCGGCGGCCAGTCGCAATTCATCCGCACCACCGGCGACATTCGCTATTATCGCGAGATTTTCGATCAGGTGGTCGGCATCGTCCATTTGCAGGGCGGCGATATCTTCTCCTATGGCGGCGATCCGCTCCGCATCGTCGACAATTTCAACCTTGGCCCGAGCCTGGTGCGCGGCTTCGCGCCGAACGGCATCGGTCCGCGCGACGTCTCGAGCGGCTATTACTACTCCTCGGGCAATGCGCTTGGCGGCACGTCCTATGTCGGCGCCAGCCTTGAAGTGCAATTCCCGATCTGGGGGCTGCCGCGGGATATCGGCCTCAAGGGCGCCTTGTTCGCCGACGCCGGCAGCCTGTGGAACTATACCGGCCAGACGAACTTCAGCGTGAACGGCGTCTGCACGCCCAACAATGCGCCGCCGCTTTATACCCAGGGCAATTGCGTCACGCTCGGCGGCAATTCCTTCAGCATCCGGTCCTCGGTCGGCGCCTCGGTGATCTGGGCCTCGCCGCTCGGCCCGATCCGGTTCGATTTCGCCAAGGCCCTTTCGAAGGACAATGCGGATCAGACCCAGTTCTTCCGCTTCACCGGCGGCACGACGTTCTAA
- a CDS encoding histidine kinase, with product MPHSAAQNSIRMQLILIPSCILALGIAVVIAVTLYGAKSRIASEISSGLTLGDHLIRYALDDLADAPASDAAAEASALSRLREGLAHVRHIKVSFVNGPGAPGQPVSAPGRETAPAWFERLLRPATITKTYPVTIDGGPHGEILMASEPADEIAEIWASLLFLTTLLTVLSIAIVVLIILAARHTLEPLRQLVEGLDRLGRGQFGGVGEIKIAELSRIGEHFNKLSATLARAEADNHLLIDRLLSIQDAERKELARELHDEFGASLFGIRVAASCVVEAAAAGAGTPAEKDEIIDRAKNISALADAIQKQNYRILERIRPVVLRQMGLADALRQLVETFAAQHRDFSCAIDITGAEAERRFDEEASLTAYRIVQECLTNVARHSGASAVSIAMAVETLDVAGPHIRLVIADDGIGPPPELRYGFGLLGMSERARKLDGRLSIKKGASGGMRIEAVIPVAGQTPIVKAAETSSFETNSPAGGERAEGAAIHS from the coding sequence ATGCCTCATTCCGCCGCGCAGAACTCGATCCGGATGCAGTTGATTCTCATCCCGTCGTGCATTCTCGCGCTCGGAATCGCCGTCGTGATCGCCGTCACGCTGTATGGCGCAAAAAGCCGCATCGCCTCGGAAATTTCCTCGGGGCTGACGCTCGGCGACCATCTGATCCGCTATGCGCTGGACGATCTCGCCGATGCCCCGGCTTCCGACGCCGCCGCGGAGGCCAGCGCCCTCAGCCGGCTGCGCGAGGGCCTCGCCCATGTGCGCCATATCAAGGTTTCCTTCGTCAATGGTCCGGGCGCCCCGGGTCAGCCGGTCTCCGCGCCGGGGCGGGAGACGGCCCCCGCCTGGTTCGAACGCCTGCTGCGCCCGGCGACGATCACAAAAACCTATCCGGTGACCATCGACGGCGGACCGCATGGCGAGATCTTGATGGCGAGCGAGCCCGCCGATGAGATCGCCGAAATCTGGGCGAGCCTTCTCTTTCTGACGACGCTGCTGACCGTCCTCTCCATCGCTATCGTCGTGCTGATCATTCTTGCGGCGCGCCACACGCTGGAGCCGCTGCGTCAGCTCGTCGAGGGCCTCGACCGGCTCGGGCGCGGACAGTTCGGCGGCGTCGGCGAGATCAAGATCGCCGAGCTTTCCCGCATCGGCGAGCATTTTAACAAGCTCTCCGCGACGCTAGCCAGGGCAGAGGCGGACAATCATCTCCTGATCGACCGGCTGCTTTCCATCCAGGACGCCGAGCGCAAGGAGCTTGCAAGGGAGCTGCACGACGAATTCGGCGCCTCGCTGTTCGGCATTCGCGTCGCCGCCTCCTGCGTCGTCGAGGCCGCCGCCGCAGGCGCGGGGACGCCTGCGGAAAAAGACGAGATCATCGACCGCGCGAAAAACATCTCGGCGCTGGCGGACGCCATCCAGAAGCAGAATTATCGTATTCTGGAGCGCATCAGGCCGGTCGTGCTGCGCCAGATGGGGCTCGCCGACGCCTTGCGCCAGCTTGTCGAAACCTTCGCCGCGCAGCACCGCGATTTTTCCTGTGCGATCGATATTACCGGCGCCGAGGCGGAGCGGCGTTTCGACGAGGAGGCGAGCCTCACCGCCTATCGCATCGTGCAGGAATGCCTCACCAATGTCGCCCGCCACTCGGGGGCGAGCGCAGTCAGCATCGCCATGGCGGTCGAGACACTCGACGTGGCCGGGCCGCATATTCGGCTCGTCATCGCCGACGACGGGATCGGACCTCCGCCCGAATTGCGCTATGGTTTCGGCCTGCTCGGCATGAGCGAGCGGGCGCGGAAGCTCGACGGGCGGCTGAGCATCAAGAAGGGCGCGAGCGGCGGAATGCGGATCGAGG